A genomic segment from Daphnia carinata strain CSIRO-1 chromosome 1, CSIRO_AGI_Dcar_HiC_V3, whole genome shotgun sequence encodes:
- the LOC130692236 gene encoding MAP7 domain-containing protein 1-like isoform X2, producing the protein MASCNESPCSHSTEFPETGQESCSATAAAAAAASAIQREERSKVLRERQNEERQRKLEELKQQALATQKFREQQEEERRRRMEEQRLRDLERRTQVEERKKAILEAERERREAMLRRSEDRGIRQELKRRNERGSIAFAFGSSTPRMLEPVDSCSSYWGSRRATSTTNVMSASSHGRVMLNETTTPNGGGNNNKLRASSVFGLDQNQDDESDGKRMSQEVEWANSRRASEAMTSSSVRGTSVGDTISALGQQCQPAEVYHPSIHRHNNRWSAGRPHTSSLFGAGCFFLGDDLMTQSTSAVQGGRRKRTDLIPTIPVHRGEGDRSPRSPLYASSSGASSSRGSVSRSTGMSVSLSRLDQLSQPRRRLSQNQLPSPSTAPLQPLHETETPQHATIQSVSSNKPAHTATRSSRPATRTSATPAPSSSAGTIAARGNRSMSKSMSHLAPGRPSPCKESASSATDRSTTPRNGATTTTTTRAERLRQKARQHAPSQRPHHGLRSGDITPSSPTRPLSALSQVSSVSTTVASSTASVSGHVRARTAPAGGRKPRPVSIAGTGMSLSEAARASRASRENISRERSKEIKEKENERTRQTQPTHATPRPARARSADMRKDNNNATQQANKSPEGSAPSQQQPSNAKRPSREARSGTSSAAKDAKTPAKASTESAKSAKGAKTDDVASKSNKSAAPTSKKAEDEAVKAELLHVPQVQVAVPEVDVQSESKEADVKVDESDSCATVDVLPAVVAEPDLVSMTESVDSREVEIPEMNNDVVVVVPTSEMSHNEGQVSADSLPSGATTPSETGSISSDSMPSSLQSLQSRKIISSEEEARAALAEKRRLAREQMEREAERERLRAEEERRLEEERQRQEELEQKLAEEEMDRLALEARKAEEERLQKAIEETQRREEEERLRREEEARQRIEKEQQDRKAREEAEKLRKENEERLRREEEERQERRKRVEAIMARTRGKSSGPPSGNNKSGNELNNAVSGGQSTSDVTNVGGISNSISQPDLLGDIVNKTSNGSNGDDSNRQSSLSADDDSLMDDDTTKKNNGFHHHHKNIDATDFTPSLASTTSDLPDISNVTANADSVNSNASTNNITAEVEHVEFLA; encoded by the exons ATGGCTTCGTGTAACGAAAGTCCCTGCTCTCACTCTACAGAATTTCCTGAAA CAGGGCAGGAGAGCTGTTCAGCAACagccgcagcagcagcagcagcgtcGGCCATCCAGCGGGAGGAGCGGTCCAAAGTGTTGAGAGAGCGGCAGAACGAGGAGCGCCAGCGCAAGTTGGAGGAGCTGAAACAACAA gcGTTGGCGACACAAAAGTTTCGCGAACAACAAGAAGAGGAGCGCCGCCGACGAATGGAGGAGCAGCGCCTGCGCGACCTGGAGCGCCGCACCCAGGTCGAAGAGCGCAAGAAAGCCATCCTGGAAGCGGAACGCGAACGGCGGGAGGCCATGCTGCGGCGCAGCGAAGATCGCGGCATCCGGCAGGAGTTGAAGAGACGCAACGAACGCGGATCCATCGCCTTTGCTTTCGGCAGTTCCACGCCCAGGATGCTGGAACCTGTCGACAGCTGCTCAAGTTATTGGGGTTCCAGAAG GGCCACGTCAACCACCAATGTCATGTCTGCCTCCAGTCATGGACGCGTCATGTTGAATGAGACAACCACGCCCAACGGCggtggcaacaacaacaaactcCGGGCCTCTTCAGTCTTTGGACTCGATCAGAATCAAG ATGACGAAAGCGACGGCAAGCGAATGAGTCAAGAAGTTGAATGGGCAAATAGCCGTCGAGCGTCAGAAGCGATGACGTCGTCTTCGGTGAGAGGGACTAGCGTTGGCGACACGATTTCGGCTCTTGGCCAACAATGCCAGCCCGCCGAGGTCTACCACCCGTCGATCCACCGCCACAACAATAGGTGGTCGGCTGGGCGACCTCATACGAGCTCACTCTTTGGTGCTGGATGTTTCTTTTTAG GCGACGACTTGATGACTCAGTCGACGTCGGCCGTGCAAGGTGGGCGGAGGAAGCGGACGGATTTGATTCCGACGATTCCCGTCCACCGGGGCGAAGGCGACCGGTCGCCGCGCTCTCCGCTCTACGCTTCCTCATCAGGCGCTTCGTCCAGCCGGGGATCCGTCAGCCGCTCAACAGGTATGTCGGTCTCACTGTCGCGACTGGACCAACTGTCGCAACCGCGCCGTCGACTTTCGCAAAATCAATTGCCCTCGCCCTCCACCGCCCCCCTCCAGCCTTTGCACGAAACAGAAACCCCCCAACATGCCACTATACAGTCAGTCTCTTCTAACAAACCGGCCCACACCGCTACCCGGTCGTCTCGACCCGCAACCCGAACGTCAGCGACACCCGCCCCGTCGTCTTCTGCAGGAACGATTGCAGCACGCGGCAATCGCAGCATGTCTAAAAGCATGTCTCATTTGGCTCCTGGCCGTCCTTCTCCTTGCAAAGAAAGCGCTTCGTCCGCAACCGACAGATCGACGACACCTCGTAACGGTgcgacgacaacaacaacgacacgAGCTGAACGATTGCGCCAAAAAGCGCGACAGCACGCGCCGTCGCAACGACCTCATCATG gtctACGGAGTGGAGATATAACACCATCCTCGCCGACGAGGCCTCTGAGTGCCTTGAGTCAAGTCAGCAGCGTCAGTACCACAGTGGCCAGCAGTACGGCCAGCGTCAGTGGACACGTCCGAGCACGTACCGCTCCTGCCGGAGGCAGAAA ACCACGTCCAGTGAGCATAGCCGGAACGGGCATGTCGCTCAGCGAGGCGGCTCGGGCTTCTCGGGCATCGCGAGAAAACATTAGCCGCGAGCGGAGTAAAGAAAtcaaggagaaagaaaacgagagaacTAGACAGACACAGCCGACACATGCGACGCCACGTCCGGCCAGAGCGCGAAGCGCCGACATGCGTAAAGACAACAATAACGCGACCCAGCAAGCCAACAAGAGTCCCGAAGGCAGCGCTCCGTCGCAACAGCAGCCGAGCAACGCCAAACGGCCAAGCCGAGAGGCCAGAAGTGGCACGTCTTCGGCGGCCAAAGATGCGAAAACGCCCGCCAAGGCTTCGACCGAGTCCGCTAAAAGCGCCAAAGGAGCCAAGACGGACGACGTGGCGAGCAAGTCCAACAAATCGGCCGCCCCTACATCGAAGAAGGCAGAGGATGAGGCGGTCAAAGCGGAACTGTTGCACGTGCCACAGGTGCAAGTCGCCGTTCCGGAAGTCGATGTTCAATCAGAGTCGAAAGAGGCCGACGTCAAAGTGGATGAAAGCGACAGTTGCGCAACCGTTGATGTCTTACCCGCAGTCGTTGCCGAACCCGATTTAGTTTCGATGACGGAGTCCGTCGATTCGCGGGAAGTTGAAATTCCGGAAATGAACAacgacgtcgtcgtcgtcgtacCCACATCGGAAATGTCGCATAATGAAGGGCAGGTATCGGCCGATTCACTTCCGTCCGGGGCGACTACGCCATCGGAGACGGGCTCGATTTCGAGCGATTCAATGCCGTCGTCGTTGCAATCGTTGCAATCGCGTAAGATCATCTCTTCCGAGGAGGAAGCCAGAGCGGCTCTTGCCGAGAAACGTCGTCTGGCCCGCGAACAGATGGAGCGCGAAGCCGAACGAGAGCGCCTTAGAGCTGAAGAGGAACGCCGCCTTGAAGAGGAGCGACAGAGGCAAGAGGAACTCGAACAGAAATTGGCCGAGGAAGAGATGGACAGACTGGCGCTGGAAGCCCGTAAAGCTGAAGAGGAACGCCTTCAAAA agctaTCGAGGAAACCCAGCGCcgcgaagaagaagagcgcCTCCGCCGGGAGGAGGAAGCTCGCCAGCGCATCGAGAAGGAACAACAGGATCGCAAGGCCCGCGAGGAAGCGGAGAAGCTGCGCAAGGAGAACGAGGAGCGCTTGCGTCGCGAGGAGGAAGAGCGACAAGAGAGGCGGAAGCGGGTGGAAGCCATCATGGCGCGGACGCGCGGCAAGAGCAGCGGCCCACCGTCGGGCAACAACAAGAGTGGCAACGAGCTCAATAACGCGGTGAGCGGCGGGCAGTCAACTAGCGACGTGACCAACGTGGGCGGCATCAGCAACAGCATCAGCCAACCTGATTTGCTGGGCGACattgtaaataaaacaagCAACGGCTCAAACGGCGACGACAGCAACAGACAGTCGTCCTTGTCGGCAGACGACGATTCGCTGATGGACGACGACacgacgaagaagaacaaCGGCTTCCATCACCATCACAAGAATATCGACGCCACCGACTTCACCCCTTCCCTAGCCAGCACGACCAGTGATTTACCCGACATCTCGAACGTCACCGCCAACGCTGACAGCGTCAACTCGAATGCCAGTACCAACAACATAACCGCCGAAGTCGAGCACGTCGAATTTTTAGCTTGA
- the LOC130692236 gene encoding MAP7 domain-containing protein 1-like isoform X3: MASCNESPCSHSTEFPERQESCSATAAAAAAASAIQREERSKVLRERQNEERQRKLEELKQQALATQKFREQQEEERRRRMEEQRLRDLERRTQVEERKKAILEAERERREAMLRRSEDRGIRQELKRRNERGSIAFAFGSSTPRMLEPVDSCSSYWGSRRATSTTNVMSASSHGRVMLNETTTPNGGGNNNKLRASSVFGLDQNQDDESDGKRMSQEVEWANSRRASEAMTSSSVRGTSVGDTISALGQQCQPAEVYHPSIHRHNNRWSAGRPHTSSLFGAGCFFLGDDLMTQSTSAVQGGRRKRTDLIPTIPVHRGEGDRSPRSPLYASSSGASSSRGSVSRSTGMSVSLSRLDQLSQPRRRLSQNQLPSPSTAPLQPLHETETPQHATIQSVSSNKPAHTATRSSRPATRTSATPAPSSSAGTIAARGNRSMSKSMSHLAPGRPSPCKESASSATDRSTTPRNGATTTTTTRAERLRQKARQHAPSQRPHHGLRSGDITPSSPTRPLSALSQVSSVSTTVASSTASVSGHVRARTAPAGGRKPRPVSIAGTGMSLSEAARASRASRENISRERSKEIKEKENERTRQTQPTHATPRPARARSADMRKDNNNATQQANKSPEGSAPSQQQPSNAKRPSREARSGTSSAAKDAKTPAKASTESAKSAKGAKTDDVASKSNKSAAPTSKKAEDEAVKAELLHVPQVQVAVPEVDVQSESKEADVKVDESDSCATVDVLPAVVAEPDLVSMTESVDSREVEIPEMNNDVVVVVPTSEMSHNEGQVSADSLPSGATTPSETGSISSDSMPSSLQSLQSRKIISSEEEARAALAEKRRLAREQMEREAERERLRAEEERRLEEERQRQEELEQKLAEEEMDRLALEARKAEEERLQKAIEETQRREEEERLRREEEARQRIEKEQQDRKAREEAEKLRKENEERLRREEEERQERRKRVEAIMARTRGKSSGPPSGNNKSGNELNNAVSGGQSTSDVTNVGGISNSISQPDLLGDIVNKTSNGSNGDDSNRQSSLSADDDSLMDDDTTKKNNGFHHHHKNIDATDFTPSLASTTSDLPDISNVTANADSVNSNASTNNITAEVEHVEFLA; encoded by the exons ATGGCTTCGTGTAACGAAAGTCCCTGCTCTCACTCTACAGAATTTCCTGAAA GGCAGGAGAGCTGTTCAGCAACagccgcagcagcagcagcagcgtcGGCCATCCAGCGGGAGGAGCGGTCCAAAGTGTTGAGAGAGCGGCAGAACGAGGAGCGCCAGCGCAAGTTGGAGGAGCTGAAACAACAA gcGTTGGCGACACAAAAGTTTCGCGAACAACAAGAAGAGGAGCGCCGCCGACGAATGGAGGAGCAGCGCCTGCGCGACCTGGAGCGCCGCACCCAGGTCGAAGAGCGCAAGAAAGCCATCCTGGAAGCGGAACGCGAACGGCGGGAGGCCATGCTGCGGCGCAGCGAAGATCGCGGCATCCGGCAGGAGTTGAAGAGACGCAACGAACGCGGATCCATCGCCTTTGCTTTCGGCAGTTCCACGCCCAGGATGCTGGAACCTGTCGACAGCTGCTCAAGTTATTGGGGTTCCAGAAG GGCCACGTCAACCACCAATGTCATGTCTGCCTCCAGTCATGGACGCGTCATGTTGAATGAGACAACCACGCCCAACGGCggtggcaacaacaacaaactcCGGGCCTCTTCAGTCTTTGGACTCGATCAGAATCAAG ATGACGAAAGCGACGGCAAGCGAATGAGTCAAGAAGTTGAATGGGCAAATAGCCGTCGAGCGTCAGAAGCGATGACGTCGTCTTCGGTGAGAGGGACTAGCGTTGGCGACACGATTTCGGCTCTTGGCCAACAATGCCAGCCCGCCGAGGTCTACCACCCGTCGATCCACCGCCACAACAATAGGTGGTCGGCTGGGCGACCTCATACGAGCTCACTCTTTGGTGCTGGATGTTTCTTTTTAG GCGACGACTTGATGACTCAGTCGACGTCGGCCGTGCAAGGTGGGCGGAGGAAGCGGACGGATTTGATTCCGACGATTCCCGTCCACCGGGGCGAAGGCGACCGGTCGCCGCGCTCTCCGCTCTACGCTTCCTCATCAGGCGCTTCGTCCAGCCGGGGATCCGTCAGCCGCTCAACAGGTATGTCGGTCTCACTGTCGCGACTGGACCAACTGTCGCAACCGCGCCGTCGACTTTCGCAAAATCAATTGCCCTCGCCCTCCACCGCCCCCCTCCAGCCTTTGCACGAAACAGAAACCCCCCAACATGCCACTATACAGTCAGTCTCTTCTAACAAACCGGCCCACACCGCTACCCGGTCGTCTCGACCCGCAACCCGAACGTCAGCGACACCCGCCCCGTCGTCTTCTGCAGGAACGATTGCAGCACGCGGCAATCGCAGCATGTCTAAAAGCATGTCTCATTTGGCTCCTGGCCGTCCTTCTCCTTGCAAAGAAAGCGCTTCGTCCGCAACCGACAGATCGACGACACCTCGTAACGGTgcgacgacaacaacaacgacacgAGCTGAACGATTGCGCCAAAAAGCGCGACAGCACGCGCCGTCGCAACGACCTCATCATG gtctACGGAGTGGAGATATAACACCATCCTCGCCGACGAGGCCTCTGAGTGCCTTGAGTCAAGTCAGCAGCGTCAGTACCACAGTGGCCAGCAGTACGGCCAGCGTCAGTGGACACGTCCGAGCACGTACCGCTCCTGCCGGAGGCAGAAA ACCACGTCCAGTGAGCATAGCCGGAACGGGCATGTCGCTCAGCGAGGCGGCTCGGGCTTCTCGGGCATCGCGAGAAAACATTAGCCGCGAGCGGAGTAAAGAAAtcaaggagaaagaaaacgagagaacTAGACAGACACAGCCGACACATGCGACGCCACGTCCGGCCAGAGCGCGAAGCGCCGACATGCGTAAAGACAACAATAACGCGACCCAGCAAGCCAACAAGAGTCCCGAAGGCAGCGCTCCGTCGCAACAGCAGCCGAGCAACGCCAAACGGCCAAGCCGAGAGGCCAGAAGTGGCACGTCTTCGGCGGCCAAAGATGCGAAAACGCCCGCCAAGGCTTCGACCGAGTCCGCTAAAAGCGCCAAAGGAGCCAAGACGGACGACGTGGCGAGCAAGTCCAACAAATCGGCCGCCCCTACATCGAAGAAGGCAGAGGATGAGGCGGTCAAAGCGGAACTGTTGCACGTGCCACAGGTGCAAGTCGCCGTTCCGGAAGTCGATGTTCAATCAGAGTCGAAAGAGGCCGACGTCAAAGTGGATGAAAGCGACAGTTGCGCAACCGTTGATGTCTTACCCGCAGTCGTTGCCGAACCCGATTTAGTTTCGATGACGGAGTCCGTCGATTCGCGGGAAGTTGAAATTCCGGAAATGAACAacgacgtcgtcgtcgtcgtacCCACATCGGAAATGTCGCATAATGAAGGGCAGGTATCGGCCGATTCACTTCCGTCCGGGGCGACTACGCCATCGGAGACGGGCTCGATTTCGAGCGATTCAATGCCGTCGTCGTTGCAATCGTTGCAATCGCGTAAGATCATCTCTTCCGAGGAGGAAGCCAGAGCGGCTCTTGCCGAGAAACGTCGTCTGGCCCGCGAACAGATGGAGCGCGAAGCCGAACGAGAGCGCCTTAGAGCTGAAGAGGAACGCCGCCTTGAAGAGGAGCGACAGAGGCAAGAGGAACTCGAACAGAAATTGGCCGAGGAAGAGATGGACAGACTGGCGCTGGAAGCCCGTAAAGCTGAAGAGGAACGCCTTCAAAA agctaTCGAGGAAACCCAGCGCcgcgaagaagaagagcgcCTCCGCCGGGAGGAGGAAGCTCGCCAGCGCATCGAGAAGGAACAACAGGATCGCAAGGCCCGCGAGGAAGCGGAGAAGCTGCGCAAGGAGAACGAGGAGCGCTTGCGTCGCGAGGAGGAAGAGCGACAAGAGAGGCGGAAGCGGGTGGAAGCCATCATGGCGCGGACGCGCGGCAAGAGCAGCGGCCCACCGTCGGGCAACAACAAGAGTGGCAACGAGCTCAATAACGCGGTGAGCGGCGGGCAGTCAACTAGCGACGTGACCAACGTGGGCGGCATCAGCAACAGCATCAGCCAACCTGATTTGCTGGGCGACattgtaaataaaacaagCAACGGCTCAAACGGCGACGACAGCAACAGACAGTCGTCCTTGTCGGCAGACGACGATTCGCTGATGGACGACGACacgacgaagaagaacaaCGGCTTCCATCACCATCACAAGAATATCGACGCCACCGACTTCACCCCTTCCCTAGCCAGCACGACCAGTGATTTACCCGACATCTCGAACGTCACCGCCAACGCTGACAGCGTCAACTCGAATGCCAGTACCAACAACATAACCGCCGAAGTCGAGCACGTCGAATTTTTAGCTTGA
- the LOC130692236 gene encoding histone-lysine N-methyltransferase, H3 lysine-79 specific-like isoform X1: protein MSVGVGMGIGRGHVTLGHNVNLISSKTTSSASDRNDGLDGIIEHDQISPTWSVQCWDTLGDQVDHLILLPERALTMDSGWLQADLAEILAHSVIGHGRGDSRDYSLTPFLSHPHDRSSLSHDANDSWLAHSRRRSLDWSSVNPSSQPQSPFVAIATSPDPGQESCSATAAAAAAASAIQREERSKVLRERQNEERQRKLEELKQQALATQKFREQQEEERRRRMEEQRLRDLERRTQVEERKKAILEAERERREAMLRRSEDRGIRQELKRRNERGSIAFAFGSSTPRMLEPVDSCSSYWGSRRATSTTNVMSASSHGRVMLNETTTPNGGGNNNKLRASSVFGLDQNQDDESDGKRMSQEVEWANSRRASEAMTSSSVRGTSVGDTISALGQQCQPAEVYHPSIHRHNNRWSAGRPHTSSLFGAGCFFLGDDLMTQSTSAVQGGRRKRTDLIPTIPVHRGEGDRSPRSPLYASSSGASSSRGSVSRSTGMSVSLSRLDQLSQPRRRLSQNQLPSPSTAPLQPLHETETPQHATIQSVSSNKPAHTATRSSRPATRTSATPAPSSSAGTIAARGNRSMSKSMSHLAPGRPSPCKESASSATDRSTTPRNGATTTTTTRAERLRQKARQHAPSQRPHHGLRSGDITPSSPTRPLSALSQVSSVSTTVASSTASVSGHVRARTAPAGGRKPRPVSIAGTGMSLSEAARASRASRENISRERSKEIKEKENERTRQTQPTHATPRPARARSADMRKDNNNATQQANKSPEGSAPSQQQPSNAKRPSREARSGTSSAAKDAKTPAKASTESAKSAKGAKTDDVASKSNKSAAPTSKKAEDEAVKAELLHVPQVQVAVPEVDVQSESKEADVKVDESDSCATVDVLPAVVAEPDLVSMTESVDSREVEIPEMNNDVVVVVPTSEMSHNEGQVSADSLPSGATTPSETGSISSDSMPSSLQSLQSRKIISSEEEARAALAEKRRLAREQMEREAERERLRAEEERRLEEERQRQEELEQKLAEEEMDRLALEARKAEEERLQKAIEETQRREEEERLRREEEARQRIEKEQQDRKAREEAEKLRKENEERLRREEEERQERRKRVEAIMARTRGKSSGPPSGNNKSGNELNNAVSGGQSTSDVTNVGGISNSISQPDLLGDIVNKTSNGSNGDDSNRQSSLSADDDSLMDDDTTKKNNGFHHHHKNIDATDFTPSLASTTSDLPDISNVTANADSVNSNASTNNITAEVEHVEFLA from the exons atgagcgtCGGCGTAGGAATGGGAATAGGACGGGGTCATGTGACACTAGGTCACAATGTGAACCTCATCAGTAGCAAGACAACCAGTTCTGCTAGCGATCGAAACGATGGCCTGGATGGCATCATTGAACATGACCAAATCAGTCCCACCTGGTCTGTGCAGTGTTGGGACACGTTGGGCGATCAAGTGGATCATTTGATCCTGTTGCCCGAGCGCGCTCTAACGATGGATTCGGGTTGGTTGCAAGCGGATTTGGCCGAGATTCTGGCTCACTCGGTCATAGGTCACGGCAGGGGAGACAGTAGAGACTATTCCCTGACCCCCTTCTTGTCCCACCCACACGACCGGTCCTCATTGTCTCATGACGCCAACGATAGTTGGCTAGCGCACAGCAGGAGACGCTCTTTAGACTGGAGCTCGGTCAATCCTTCAAGCCAACCACAATCTCCTTTTGTTGCTATAGCCACATCACCCGACC CAGGGCAGGAGAGCTGTTCAGCAACagccgcagcagcagcagcagcgtcGGCCATCCAGCGGGAGGAGCGGTCCAAAGTGTTGAGAGAGCGGCAGAACGAGGAGCGCCAGCGCAAGTTGGAGGAGCTGAAACAACAA gcGTTGGCGACACAAAAGTTTCGCGAACAACAAGAAGAGGAGCGCCGCCGACGAATGGAGGAGCAGCGCCTGCGCGACCTGGAGCGCCGCACCCAGGTCGAAGAGCGCAAGAAAGCCATCCTGGAAGCGGAACGCGAACGGCGGGAGGCCATGCTGCGGCGCAGCGAAGATCGCGGCATCCGGCAGGAGTTGAAGAGACGCAACGAACGCGGATCCATCGCCTTTGCTTTCGGCAGTTCCACGCCCAGGATGCTGGAACCTGTCGACAGCTGCTCAAGTTATTGGGGTTCCAGAAG GGCCACGTCAACCACCAATGTCATGTCTGCCTCCAGTCATGGACGCGTCATGTTGAATGAGACAACCACGCCCAACGGCggtggcaacaacaacaaactcCGGGCCTCTTCAGTCTTTGGACTCGATCAGAATCAAG ATGACGAAAGCGACGGCAAGCGAATGAGTCAAGAAGTTGAATGGGCAAATAGCCGTCGAGCGTCAGAAGCGATGACGTCGTCTTCGGTGAGAGGGACTAGCGTTGGCGACACGATTTCGGCTCTTGGCCAACAATGCCAGCCCGCCGAGGTCTACCACCCGTCGATCCACCGCCACAACAATAGGTGGTCGGCTGGGCGACCTCATACGAGCTCACTCTTTGGTGCTGGATGTTTCTTTTTAG GCGACGACTTGATGACTCAGTCGACGTCGGCCGTGCAAGGTGGGCGGAGGAAGCGGACGGATTTGATTCCGACGATTCCCGTCCACCGGGGCGAAGGCGACCGGTCGCCGCGCTCTCCGCTCTACGCTTCCTCATCAGGCGCTTCGTCCAGCCGGGGATCCGTCAGCCGCTCAACAGGTATGTCGGTCTCACTGTCGCGACTGGACCAACTGTCGCAACCGCGCCGTCGACTTTCGCAAAATCAATTGCCCTCGCCCTCCACCGCCCCCCTCCAGCCTTTGCACGAAACAGAAACCCCCCAACATGCCACTATACAGTCAGTCTCTTCTAACAAACCGGCCCACACCGCTACCCGGTCGTCTCGACCCGCAACCCGAACGTCAGCGACACCCGCCCCGTCGTCTTCTGCAGGAACGATTGCAGCACGCGGCAATCGCAGCATGTCTAAAAGCATGTCTCATTTGGCTCCTGGCCGTCCTTCTCCTTGCAAAGAAAGCGCTTCGTCCGCAACCGACAGATCGACGACACCTCGTAACGGTgcgacgacaacaacaacgacacgAGCTGAACGATTGCGCCAAAAAGCGCGACAGCACGCGCCGTCGCAACGACCTCATCATG gtctACGGAGTGGAGATATAACACCATCCTCGCCGACGAGGCCTCTGAGTGCCTTGAGTCAAGTCAGCAGCGTCAGTACCACAGTGGCCAGCAGTACGGCCAGCGTCAGTGGACACGTCCGAGCACGTACCGCTCCTGCCGGAGGCAGAAA ACCACGTCCAGTGAGCATAGCCGGAACGGGCATGTCGCTCAGCGAGGCGGCTCGGGCTTCTCGGGCATCGCGAGAAAACATTAGCCGCGAGCGGAGTAAAGAAAtcaaggagaaagaaaacgagagaacTAGACAGACACAGCCGACACATGCGACGCCACGTCCGGCCAGAGCGCGAAGCGCCGACATGCGTAAAGACAACAATAACGCGACCCAGCAAGCCAACAAGAGTCCCGAAGGCAGCGCTCCGTCGCAACAGCAGCCGAGCAACGCCAAACGGCCAAGCCGAGAGGCCAGAAGTGGCACGTCTTCGGCGGCCAAAGATGCGAAAACGCCCGCCAAGGCTTCGACCGAGTCCGCTAAAAGCGCCAAAGGAGCCAAGACGGACGACGTGGCGAGCAAGTCCAACAAATCGGCCGCCCCTACATCGAAGAAGGCAGAGGATGAGGCGGTCAAAGCGGAACTGTTGCACGTGCCACAGGTGCAAGTCGCCGTTCCGGAAGTCGATGTTCAATCAGAGTCGAAAGAGGCCGACGTCAAAGTGGATGAAAGCGACAGTTGCGCAACCGTTGATGTCTTACCCGCAGTCGTTGCCGAACCCGATTTAGTTTCGATGACGGAGTCCGTCGATTCGCGGGAAGTTGAAATTCCGGAAATGAACAacgacgtcgtcgtcgtcgtacCCACATCGGAAATGTCGCATAATGAAGGGCAGGTATCGGCCGATTCACTTCCGTCCGGGGCGACTACGCCATCGGAGACGGGCTCGATTTCGAGCGATTCAATGCCGTCGTCGTTGCAATCGTTGCAATCGCGTAAGATCATCTCTTCCGAGGAGGAAGCCAGAGCGGCTCTTGCCGAGAAACGTCGTCTGGCCCGCGAACAGATGGAGCGCGAAGCCGAACGAGAGCGCCTTAGAGCTGAAGAGGAACGCCGCCTTGAAGAGGAGCGACAGAGGCAAGAGGAACTCGAACAGAAATTGGCCGAGGAAGAGATGGACAGACTGGCGCTGGAAGCCCGTAAAGCTGAAGAGGAACGCCTTCAAAA agctaTCGAGGAAACCCAGCGCcgcgaagaagaagagcgcCTCCGCCGGGAGGAGGAAGCTCGCCAGCGCATCGAGAAGGAACAACAGGATCGCAAGGCCCGCGAGGAAGCGGAGAAGCTGCGCAAGGAGAACGAGGAGCGCTTGCGTCGCGAGGAGGAAGAGCGACAAGAGAGGCGGAAGCGGGTGGAAGCCATCATGGCGCGGACGCGCGGCAAGAGCAGCGGCCCACCGTCGGGCAACAACAAGAGTGGCAACGAGCTCAATAACGCGGTGAGCGGCGGGCAGTCAACTAGCGACGTGACCAACGTGGGCGGCATCAGCAACAGCATCAGCCAACCTGATTTGCTGGGCGACattgtaaataaaacaagCAACGGCTCAAACGGCGACGACAGCAACAGACAGTCGTCCTTGTCGGCAGACGACGATTCGCTGATGGACGACGACacgacgaagaagaacaaCGGCTTCCATCACCATCACAAGAATATCGACGCCACCGACTTCACCCCTTCCCTAGCCAGCACGACCAGTGATTTACCCGACATCTCGAACGTCACCGCCAACGCTGACAGCGTCAACTCGAATGCCAGTACCAACAACATAACCGCCGAAGTCGAGCACGTCGAATTTTTAGCTTGA